A window of Acinetobacter sp. TR3 contains these coding sequences:
- a CDS encoding peptidylprolyl isomerase: MSFPQVELNTNKGRIVLELNAEKAPKTVANFLEYVRDGFYDGVIFHRVIDGFMIQGGGMDENFKEKATRDSIENEADNGLSNDEGTIAMARTQAPHSASAQFFINVKNNSFLNHTAPTAQGWGYAVFGKVVEGMDVVAAIKGVRTGNRGYHADVPLENVVIESAKIIAE; this comes from the coding sequence ATGAGTTTTCCTCAAGTCGAATTAAATACCAACAAAGGTCGTATTGTTCTTGAGCTTAACGCTGAAAAAGCACCAAAAACGGTTGCAAATTTCTTAGAATATGTACGCGACGGTTTCTATGACGGCGTAATTTTCCACCGTGTGATTGATGGTTTTATGATCCAAGGTGGTGGCATGGACGAAAACTTCAAAGAAAAAGCAACACGTGACTCAATCGAAAATGAAGCTGACAACGGCTTAAGCAACGATGAAGGCACAATTGCTATGGCACGTACGCAAGCTCCTCATTCTGCATCAGCTCAATTCTTTATCAACGTAAAAAATAACTCTTTCTTAAACCACACAGCACCAACTGCACAAGGCTGGGGTTATGCGGTATTTGGTAAAGTTGTAGAAGGTATGGATGTTGTAGCTGCAATTAAAGGTGTGCGTACTGGTAACCGTGGTTACCATGCAGATGTTCCTTTAGAGAACGTTGTGATTGAATCAGCTAAAATTATTGCTGAGTAA